The genome window GAAACGAAATTCCGTTGCAATCGCTGCGACCGCGCGCTTGGCGAGCGCTTCCAGCGGCGTAAGATCGGAAAGCCCGGGGAGCAGAATGGCAAACTCGTCGCCGCCAAGCCGCGCCACGATATCGGTGGAACGAAAGGTTCCTTTAAGCGTGTGAGCGACATGGCGTAGGACTGCGTCACCCGCCGGGTGTCCCAAACTGTCGTTGACGCCCTTGAAATGATCGAGATCGACCAGCAGCATCGAAAAGCCCGTACCGGTTTGGGCGAGCGACACAAAAGACTGGTTCAGCGCTTCGTTGAAGGAGGAGCGGTTGTTGAGACTGGTAAGCGCATCGGTGTGGGCTTGATGGGTTAACCTGGTCTCGAAATCCATGGTTCGCCGGTGCTCGTTGCGAAGCTTCTTCAGAAGCGGCATAAAGAGGACAGCAGTCGCCAGAATGAGCGCCGTGGCTGTCAGGGCAAGGAGCACCGCGCTGATCAGGCGCGCATGATCTATGCTTCCATCGCTGCGATCATGCGAACTGTCGATCAACTCGCTGAACCGACGCATGAGGAAGCTATCTGAAGACGCCGCAAAATCGATCGGCCCCCAGAAGGAATAGCGCTGACGCCTGTCCTCCAATTTTGTCGACACGACCCTGTCGGCCCGTTCGAGAAAATCCTCCAGTCGCCCTGCAAGTTCGACCCGCATCTTTTCCGATGCGACATCGCGCGGATTGAGCTTCTCCAGCAGATTCCGCTCCAACCTGTCATGCAACTCATTTAGCTGTCCGCTCATGGCGCGGATGTCGCCGATTGCCTTTCGAACGTCGTCAACCATCGGCTCGATGATGTATTCAGGCATATCCGGGTTGATCGAGGCGCTCATAACGGCGCGCGTCTGATTGGCAAGCTGCTGAAAGCGGATGAACTGGCGCCCCGTAAGATAGCTGATGTCCTGCTGCAGCGAATGGCGATCCAGTGCGATCTCGACGGTCTGATACGTCGCACCGATCAGCATCGTCATGACAATCACAGCGGCGACATAGTGCCGACCGATGGATCGAATATATCCCTCCAACGAGGAGTGGCGTTTGTCAGGCGGGGCGGTCTCGGCGATTTTCGGCATGTCGATCGGATTGGCGCTCGTAGAAACCACCGACTTGGCTGCCGTGAGGGCGCCCTCCGGCTGCCACTCGACATGAGACGCATTGCGCAAAAGTAAGGGCAGCTTCATGGAGATCCTCGTGGCTGCAACGAGAACTGCCATCCATCCGGTCAGTTCTCATTGGGAGAGCCGCGCGACTCATTCGAGCGGAGACTGCAGCGCTCAGCGTCCGGATATCCGAGGGTCGGTGCTGCAGGTGCATTAACCCTTGAAAAGTTTAATAGAATGCTGTGCATGCCATCCCGCACCGCCCTTGTTGCGCAATATGGATATGGCACGAAAAAAATGGATAATTCTGACTAGGCGTCGACCCACAAACCTCATTTGCCAAGTAGACGGCTAGAGCTGCCCTTTGGATATTCGTTTGTCGTGCTCCACTGGCGGCGAATGGACATCATGCCGAGATAAACGCGAGCTCTTAGGGAGCCCGCGTCAGGCAGAATTCAATCCATCACTTCCAGCTCGTGTAGTCTGAAGCGGTGCATCCGAAAGGCGCCCGTTGATCGCCGAAACGCTTCTTGAGCTGATCGCAGCCCCATCGGTTAAGGGGAACCGGCATCATATTGTTGATATCCATGGCGGGCGAAGTGAACTGCGAATCCGCGCTGGTCACATACCAGAGCCAATAGCCAAAAACGCCACCGGCGATCAGCAGCACGACGAGGAAGAATCTGGCGAACCGCGCCCAGATGGTCGGCCCTTTCTTTCTCTGCGCGAGGAGCTGCGGTGGGCGCCCGCCGAGTTCGGCAACCAGCGGAGCAAGGGCTGTTGCTCGCTCTTCCGCCGCCATCTCAATTCGCTCCAGACGCTCATCGAGAAGTACCGGTAGAGCCGTGCCTCCATGCCACACGGCGAGTGCCACGGCCTTGCCGCCCTTTTCGCCGATGAGCAGAGGTTCCTGCCCGGGCTCGAATTGTGTCTGCGCCGTTCGTCCGGTCTTTCGGCCGGCTATCTTATCCGCATAAGTCACCGCCAATCGCTCGCGCCGCCGATCGAATGCCGTGATTTCCACCGGGACCGGCACGAGTTGAGCGGGACGGCGCAGTTGCCCGCGGATACGCATGGCACGCAAGATTTGAAAAATTATGGTGATGGAGGCGCCGCCGAGAACAGCAACGAAAACGACAAGCGTTATGATTCGGTTCCAGAGCATATCAATGCCGATGCTAAGGGTCGCCAAATCCGGGTGGTCCCCGGAAATGACAAGATTCGTTTCATAATCACCGACATGGAGGTCGACAAACATGATCTCGACATCCGTGTCATAGGTCTGAGCATTGTACGTATAGTTGAGATGAGCCGAGCAGGTGGTAAACAAGCCCTTTTGGGTCGAGCATTTTCCGTCTCGAATATCCCCGCTATCAAGCATGACGGGATTTTGATTGATCACCCAATCCCTCAGGATGCCCGGCACTTCATAAACCGCCATGAAAACGGTCAGGCCGATCACTATCAGCAACGAGAAGTAGCTGATTTTCGGCGTTGAAATCACACCCTGAGCAAGCACGAGAGCTCTTTGCGGGAGCTATATCGTCGGGGATGTGATCATTGTCAGCCTGAAACTCCGAGTGGGGTTCGACTTTGCGCCCACATTTTTCAGCACGGAAAAATAGACATTTTTCCAGGAAGCTCAATATTCGGTTGTGTGACATCCACTGACTTCATGGGCGACCACAAGCATTTTGGCGGCCGCCGGCGAGCGAGGTCCGATGCAGTTTCGGACTCGGCCGGCGGTTCGTCCAACCGCGGTTCTACGACCTCTTCCCGTCCCGCCTTACTGCCTTTTGAATGCCGGCTTGTGATCACCGGCGATGGTCTCGCCAAATGGACCGGTATTGACCAATGAACTTGCGGCCTTGACGGGATGGGCAAGTGGCAGATGAGGCAGAACCAGTTCGCCGAAGCGATAGGCCTCCTCCAGATGCGGATAGCCCGACATGATGAAGGTATCGATGCCGATCTCGCGGTATTCTTCCATCCGCTGCTTTATCTGATCCGGGTCGCCGACGAGCGCGGTGCCTGCGCCGCCTCTGACCAGGCCGACACCTGCCCATAGATTTGGACTGACCTCGAGCTTGTCTCGCTGACCGCCATGCAAGCGGCTCATGCGGCTTTGGCCGACGGA of Rhizobium sp. NXC24 contains these proteins:
- a CDS encoding EAL domain-containing protein — protein: MPKIAETAPPDKRHSSLEGYIRSIGRHYVAAVIVMTMLIGATYQTVEIALDRHSLQQDISYLTGRQFIRFQQLANQTRAVMSASINPDMPEYIIEPMVDDVRKAIGDIRAMSGQLNELHDRLERNLLEKLNPRDVASEKMRVELAGRLEDFLERADRVVSTKLEDRRQRYSFWGPIDFAASSDSFLMRRFSELIDSSHDRSDGSIDHARLISAVLLALTATALILATAVLFMPLLKKLRNEHRRTMDFETRLTHQAHTDALTSLNNRSSFNEALNQSFVSLAQTGTGFSMLLVDLDHFKGVNDSLGHPAGDAVLRHVAHTLKGTFRSTDIVARLGGDEFAILLPGLSDLTPLEALAKRAVAAIATEFRFDGRVLPVSASIGGAVVPTHAAEEATLMRVADLALYAAKAKRNTAVIFDEASLAQRLEENQLAAALAFAADRNEFVVHYQQKVNLESGEHLGFEALVRWHHPRLGILPPGRFLPLMEGSHFISSMTRCVVNIVARDLKAWKIAGLRPGSVAINLPEVLLVGGDGYDLIAAAIKANELEWPDFAVEVTEDVFLNRGSSQILETITCFRKRGMSVSLDDFGTGFASLVHLRDFPFDELKIDRSFVAHLGSDVRSEQIVRAMIDLARSLGKRCVAEGIETETQRDFLLRAGCEIGQGYLFAKPEPASAAVDRLTAADRGTPIAPLRKRRIVA
- a CDS encoding DUF5324 family protein; the protein is MLAQGVISTPKISYFSLLIVIGLTVFMAVYEVPGILRDWVINQNPVMLDSGDIRDGKCSTQKGLFTTCSAHLNYTYNAQTYDTDVEIMFVDLHVGDYETNLVISGDHPDLATLSIGIDMLWNRIITLVVFVAVLGGASITIIFQILRAMRIRGQLRRPAQLVPVPVEITAFDRRRERLAVTYADKIAGRKTGRTAQTQFEPGQEPLLIGEKGGKAVALAVWHGGTALPVLLDERLERIEMAAEERATALAPLVAELGGRPPQLLAQRKKGPTIWARFARFFLVVLLIAGGVFGYWLWYVTSADSQFTSPAMDINNMMPVPLNRWGCDQLKKRFGDQRAPFGCTASDYTSWK